Proteins from a genomic interval of bacterium:
- a CDS encoding HEAT repeat domain-containing protein: MIRKMSISVVLVLLVWGCSKSTDDLIQDLRSSSSRVRQKAGVTLMGRRGNSETVQKLIQVLNDKDMRVAFIAAQILGSMSDTTAVMPLGNMLGNPNSEFRARVCWSLGSIGHESALPFLVKELSDSSSAVRHSAITAIGALYHYPPASQYIYAMFRDPADSVRAAAVASHYNFRNVKESGVRAADLATPLTDRNDLVRYVTVQALGGGYPDTTVAGDLLIDALKDTNKHVRLEAIASLQKIGYAKAVPYLKGMYDTATVDEEYAITEAIKVISDETYPPVSESN, translated from the coding sequence ATGATCAGAAAAATGAGCATATCTGTTGTGCTGGTACTGCTGGTGTGGGGATGTTCGAAGTCGACGGATGATTTGATTCAGGACCTTCGGAGCAGCAGTTCCCGTGTCAGACAAAAAGCCGGCGTAACTCTTATGGGGAGAAGGGGAAACAGCGAGACAGTACAGAAATTGATTCAAGTGTTGAACGACAAGGATATGCGGGTGGCGTTTATCGCAGCGCAGATTCTCGGAAGCATGTCGGATACCACCGCTGTCATGCCCCTCGGAAATATGCTCGGGAATCCCAATTCCGAGTTCAGGGCACGGGTATGCTGGTCGCTCGGCAGTATTGGGCATGAATCCGCTTTGCCGTTTCTCGTAAAGGAACTCTCCGATTCTTCTTCCGCCGTCCGTCACAGCGCAATAACTGCTATCGGCGCCCTCTATCATTATCCGCCCGCGTCCCAGTACATCTATGCAATGTTCAGGGATCCCGCGGACAGTGTACGCGCGGCCGCCGTTGCATCTCATTATAATTTCCGGAATGTCAAGGAATCGGGAGTCCGTGCTGCCGATCTTGCAACACCGTTGACCGACAGAAACGATCTCGTCCGGTATGTCACTGTGCAGGCGCTCGGTGGAGGTTACCCCGATACGACTGTTGCCGGTGACCTTCTCATCGATGCGCTCAAAGATACAAACAAGCATGTCAGGCTGGAAGCGATTGCCAGCCTTCAGAAAATCGGATACGCAAAAGCGGTCCCATATCTCAAGGGTATGTATGATACCGCTACGGTTGATGAGGAATATGCCATCACTGAGGCAATAAAAGTTATATCGGATGAGACCTATCCGCCCGTTTCCGAGTCGAATTGA
- a CDS encoding flavodoxin family protein gives MHILAFSTSPRYGGNSERLLDSVVSGLVAEGVSVGKYRLHEMKFVPCKGCGVCDREFRCPIGDEFQHLIEPLISCDGIVFASPLYFMNVPARGKAFIDRCQVFWSAKYHLGMDLFGSRRRLGLLVSCGGASAGPGGVPLFRGIEDTMTYFFDALGLEMMKSFLVSRVDRNEIITDKPDAVRNAREMGRRMAICLKDPAHECT, from the coding sequence ATGCATATTCTTGCTTTTTCCACGAGTCCCCGTTATGGCGGGAATTCGGAAAGATTACTCGATTCGGTCGTTTCAGGACTTGTCGCCGAGGGAGTGTCTGTAGGGAAATATCGTTTACATGAAATGAAGTTTGTGCCCTGTAAGGGATGCGGTGTCTGCGACCGGGAGTTTCGGTGTCCGATCGGGGATGAATTTCAGCATCTTATCGAACCGCTAATATCGTGCGACGGGATCGTTTTTGCTTCCCCGCTCTATTTTATGAATGTGCCTGCCAGAGGTAAGGCTTTTATTGACCGGTGTCAGGTATTCTGGTCTGCGAAATATCATCTTGGCATGGATTTGTTCGGCAGCCGGCGGCGCCTGGGATTGCTGGTATCGTGCGGAGGAGCATCCGCCGGTCCGGGAGGTGTCCCGCTTTTCAGGGGTATCGAGGATACGATGACGTATTTTTTCGATGCGCTCGGTCTCGAAATGATGAAAAGCTTTCTGGTTTCCCGGGTCGACAGGAACGAAATCATCACCGATAAGCCCGATGCCGTTCGGAATGCGCGGGAGATGGGCCGGAGAATGGCGATATGCCTGAAAGACCCGGCACATGAATGTACATAG
- a CDS encoding AAA family ATPase has product MYYSVKHKEALLNLLYAVNENKGAALLTGDIGCGKTLIARTLISRLNPDEYEVALITNPRLEVDDFVKEILYQFGIESNTISKLDLLHAFNDFLFNSAREGKNNVLIIDEAQLIINKLILEEIRLLLNFQLDNRFLLTIILIGQPELKRTVKTMPQLDQRIGIRYHIDHLSLDDTGNFINHRLRVAGRSDPVFTDAAVRSIYEYSKGIPRKINNICDLCLVMGVARNLNTVDRDVVQELTVAERDI; this is encoded by the coding sequence ATGTATTATTCAGTGAAGCATAAGGAAGCGCTTCTGAATCTCCTTTATGCTGTCAATGAAAACAAGGGAGCGGCACTTCTGACCGGAGATATCGGCTGCGGCAAGACACTCATAGCCCGAACGCTCATTTCACGGCTCAATCCTGATGAGTATGAAGTCGCACTCATCACGAATCCGCGGCTGGAAGTGGATGATTTTGTCAAGGAGATATTATATCAGTTCGGTATCGAGTCGAATACCATCTCGAAGCTGGACCTTCTTCATGCATTTAACGATTTTTTATTCAACAGCGCCCGGGAAGGCAAAAACAACGTTCTTATCATCGATGAAGCCCAGCTCATCATAAACAAGCTGATTCTTGAGGAAATCCGGCTTCTCCTCAATTTTCAGCTTGATAACCGGTTTCTTCTGACTATAATTCTTATCGGTCAGCCGGAGCTTAAAAGAACGGTGAAAACGATGCCGCAGCTCGATCAGCGGATCGGTATTCGGTATCATATCGACCATCTTTCGCTCGATGATACCGGTAATTTTATCAACCACCGTCTCCGTGTGGCGGGAAGGAGCGACCCGGTTTTTACCGATGCCGCTGTACGGAGTATATACGAGTATTCAAAAGGAATCCCCCGAAAGATCAATAATATCTGTGATCTCTGTCTTGTCATGGGAGTCGCGCGGAATCTCAATACGGTGGATCGTGATGTTGTACAGGAACTGACAGTAGCGGAGAGAGACATCTGA
- a CDS encoding undecaprenyl/decaprenyl-phosphate alpha-N-acetylglucosaminyl 1-phosphate transferase → MLLIVLSFCISYLLTPVVCEIAWRFGIVDRPNERKVHKDDTPLLGGVAIYLAFSTGAIAMMWYSYELKGVVYAATLIFLLGLIDDIVGLSSIVRLIVQLFAVIILFFHGLEIDFAPDLTRFHILDKILTLLWVIGLTNAVNFLDGIDGLCAGFGAIAAFFFGLLAFLTKQYFLMFLAFSLTGSCMGFLPWNLRPRRSAKIFMGDAGSVFIGFTLASFAIMGDWAENRFVALAVPVLILSLPIFDISMTTYFRIREGSVKTVRQWLDYAAKDHFHHRLHDLRINKSSAVYIMYAVNIILGFSAIIVRTGGTLEAYLALIQAFVVLGAFTAFMILIKKMFNESCFFADDETGNRTEKKQ, encoded by the coding sequence ATGCTCCTGATAGTTCTTTCTTTCTGCATTTCGTACCTTTTAACACCGGTTGTTTGTGAAATCGCCTGGCGTTTCGGCATAGTAGACCGGCCGAATGAGCGCAAAGTCCATAAAGACGATACTCCGCTTCTCGGGGGAGTCGCGATTTATCTCGCTTTTTCCACCGGCGCTATTGCCATGATGTGGTATTCTTATGAGCTTAAAGGGGTGGTGTACGCCGCCACTCTCATTTTTCTCCTGGGGCTGATTGACGATATCGTCGGTCTGTCGAGTATCGTGCGGCTTATTGTGCAGTTATTCGCCGTAATCATTCTTTTTTTCCATGGGCTTGAAATCGATTTTGCCCCCGATTTGACACGGTTTCATATCCTCGATAAAATTTTGACCCTGTTGTGGGTTATCGGCCTTACCAATGCCGTCAATTTTCTCGATGGAATCGATGGCCTCTGCGCGGGTTTCGGCGCTATTGCCGCATTTTTCTTCGGACTTCTTGCGTTTTTGACAAAACAGTATTTCCTCATGTTTCTGGCATTCTCGCTTACAGGAAGCTGTATGGGTTTTCTTCCATGGAATTTACGCCCGCGAAGATCGGCAAAGATATTTATGGGGGACGCCGGAAGCGTTTTCATCGGCTTTACCCTGGCTTCGTTTGCAATCATGGGTGACTGGGCCGAAAACAGGTTTGTTGCGCTCGCCGTTCCCGTCCTTATTCTGAGTCTGCCGATTTTTGACATTTCCATGACCACCTATTTCCGGATCAGGGAAGGAAGTGTCAAAACAGTCAGGCAATGGCTCGATTATGCGGCAAAAGACCATTTTCATCATCGGCTTCACGATTTGAGAATCAACAAGAGCAGCGCAGTTTATATCATGTATGCCGTTAACATCATCCTCGGTTTTTCCGCCATCATAGTAAGAACCGGGGGAACGCTGGAAGCGTATCTTGCGCTGATTCAGGCATTTGTCGTTCTTGGCGCGTTTACGGCTTTTATGATACTGATTAAAAAAATGTTCAATGAATCGTGTTTTTTTGCTGACGATGAGACCGGGAATAGAACTGAAAAGAAACAGTGA